TTCCAGGTGCCTCACTGGACGACGCAGCTCCTGGGACCACCCGCAGGGAGCGCGGATCCAAGGCAGGAGGGTCTCATCCCTTCATCCGCCCTGAGGGCCTCCGGGCCAGGGCTGGCCTCGCCGCCTCCGCGCACACAGCTCCTCCTCGGCGGCGCTCAGACGCTGCTCCGTCCTGGGGGCCGGCTGGCGGCCCTGAGGCGACTGCTCGTCTGCCAGCCTGGGGGTCCCCGAGGACCTCGTGGGGGGCCCGGCACCCTACTGCTGCCCTGGACCTTCACTCCGTGTCTGCAGCCATTGATAAAAGGCCTATGCGCCTGGACCGACGACAAGTGGCGATGCCAGAGCCTCTGGCCAAAACCTGTCAGGAGGCTCACAGCCCCAGACACGAGAGGCCCGAGGGGCGGTTTGGTGTCTCTGCAGCAGGAGTCTGCTGGTGGGGTCTGCTGGTGCTGGTGGGAGAGCAGACGCGAGCCCTGCACCCCAAGCGTGGCAAGGACGGCACCCCACAAGGGGTCTGTGCGACAGGGAGGACCTCCCACGTGCCAGCCCTGCCACCCCATCCGCCTCAGGTCCCGGGCCCTGTCAGGCTGCATGGCATCCCTGCGCCAGGCCAACCTCCCATGCCAGCCAGCGCTCTGCTTCCAGGCTGGCAGGGTCACGGTGTGAGACAGAAGCCGGAAACGTGGGTGCCTTCAAGACCAGGGGACACACTCAGACCCCTGGCTCTGCCCAATGAGACGGGCCCCCTGCCACCAGCCTCCCAGAGCTGGATGGCCCCCGCAGCGAGGCCCCTGGGAAACATGACCAGTGATCGAAGACGGGGGAATGCGTGCCGGCCAAGTCCGAGGAGATCAGGGTCACTGTGGAGCCACCCGCCCTGAGACCCTGCTCCATGTGGGAGAAGTGACCTCGAGGCCCAGCTGAAAAGGTAGGGAAACCACACTGTGGCCTGAAGAGAACACCTGCTACCTCAAAGGGGTGCCGCCGGGGGAGGGTCTGTTGGAGGCTGCATCGCCAGTGGGCCCACCTCTGTGGTCCCCGAGGCCAAGGAGGGCACGGCAAGGGGGACACTGTTCTTGGGGTCCTTCCAGGAGAAAACCTGAACATCTGTATGTACTTGAGCAGTGCTGACCGTCCTGCCCGCTGCCGACGGCACTGTTCAcggcacccccagggcccccacTGAGCTCAGCCTGCCCAGCAACCGGGGTGACCGGACGCCAACCTCTAGCTGTTCCACGACGTGATGGGGCACTGCAGGCTCCCAGCAAGAGCCAGTGTGAGTGTCCACTCACAGAGCAAAGAGggctccctctccatccccacgGGGACAGGGTCAGCACCACCTGACCCCCCAGACCCTGCTCACAAAGCAGGGCCCCTTGCCAGCCCACGGTGGCTCttagtggaaaggagagaccaggACTGCCAGGGGGCGGGCAGCTGGGCTGTCTGGGGGAGCCCCGGGCCTTGGGGAGCTCTGGCCCCTAAGCAGTGCCGAGGCGCTTGGCGCGGCCCTGGCAGGTAGCGCGGACTGCCCTCCCTGACCCCCATACCTCTGCTTGGAAGGTAACTTGCtggctctcttctcttcctcctccagacGCCTGCGGGCCTCCTCCAGCTGGGTCAGAGGGTTGGGGGCCGGGTTGGGTGGCATGGTGGGGTCTTGAATGAATAGGTGAGATGGCTGGACGGAGTTCCGGAGCTGAGCACTGACCCAGGGATGCACAGCCCCGGGACGCTCGACAGACAGGGGCCTGGAGCTCTCATGCACCTGCTGCTTCTTGGCACCAGAGGACCTTTGGGAACAAGAGAATCGGACGTGGCAGCACCTGAAGCCCTGGCCACAGGCAGGTGCCAGGGACCGGGACCAGGACCGGGCGGGGGTGGCCACACACACCACTGACCCTGGCCAGCATGTGAGCTGCTGCAG
This genomic window from Canis aureus isolate CA01 chromosome 8, VMU_Caureus_v.1.0, whole genome shotgun sequence contains:
- the LOC144318715 gene encoding uncharacterized protein LOC144318715, with product MFWPWGWKVRAPSGSVTVPGASLDDAAPGTTRRERGSKAGGSHPFIRPEGLRARAGLAASAHTAPPRRRSDAAPSWGPAGGPEATARLPAWGSPRTSWGARHPTAALDLHSVSAAIDKRPMRLDRRQVAMPEPLAKTCQEAHSPRHERPEGRFGVSAAGVCWWGLLVLVGEQTRALHPKRGKDGTPQGVCATGRTSHVPALPPHPPQVPGPVRLHGIPAPGQPPMPASALLPGWQGHGVRQKPETWVPSRPGDTLRPLALPNETGPLPPASQSWMAPAARPLGNMTSDRRRGNACRPSPRRSGSLWSHPP